In a single window of the Mesoplodon densirostris isolate mMesDen1 chromosome 16, mMesDen1 primary haplotype, whole genome shotgun sequence genome:
- the LOC132476964 gene encoding LOW QUALITY PROTEIN: ubiquitin-conjugating enzyme E2 W-like (The sequence of the model RefSeq protein was modified relative to this genomic sequence to represent the inferred CDS: inserted 2 bases in 1 codon; substituted 1 base at 1 genomic stop codon), translating into MLNIQKHFIDGVNAERLQKEPLALQNDPPPGMTLNEKSVQNSFTQRIVDMEGAPGTLYEGEIFQLLFKFSSRYPFDSPQRXPPXNSFYVRTCNKNPKKRKWWHHDDTC; encoded by the exons ATGCTGAACATTCAAAAGCACTTCATTGATGGTGTCAATGCAGAACGACTACAAAAAGAACCGTTGGCTTTGCAAAATGACCCACCTCCCGGAATGACTTTAAATGAAAAGAGTGTTCAAAATTCATTTACACAGCGGATTGTAGATATGGAAGGTGCACCAGGTACCTTATATGAAGGGGAAATTTTTCAACTTCTATTTAAGTTTAGTAGTCGATATCCTTTTGACTCTCCTCAGAGATGACCACC GAATTCTTTTTATGTTCGAACATGTAACAAGaatccaaagaaaagaaaatggtggcATCATGATGATACTTGTTGA